The Triticum aestivum cultivar Chinese Spring chromosome 6D, IWGSC CS RefSeq v2.1, whole genome shotgun sequence genomic sequence TAAAGCAATGCTACCAACATGTGGGCATACCATGCCCATTACGAAGCAATAGTTTGCAGTGGGAAATGAATGACTCTTGTAATTTGTAGATGGTGCTAGTGGTTTTATGTTGTTATCGTAACCGCGCTAGTATGGTATGAGCTGTATAAGGTGGTTGATGGATGGTTTTAGGATCTGCCTTCCTAGAGTTTGCTTTGCAAATTATTTTCTCAAACCTCTTTTTTTCTTAAGAGTAATAATATGCCAAATTATGTGATTTGCTCAAAGGAGTAAAATTATTTGTATGAATGATAAAATTCAGCAGCTTGATTAGACAAGGAAAACAGGAAAACAAAAATTGATCCTTTTGCATGTATGACTGATTGTTTGGATTTTGAACcttgttgacagtgtcggtctgTGTGTGAGTGGTGTTGTGAACCTTGTTCTTGAGGGATTCAGTTATCTAAACCAGGCATCTGCCTCTttgataaaaataaataaataaactgagACTAGTTGCATTAGCGAGAACTGAATTGAGTTGATAGACGAAACCATGATTTATTGGCCTGATTTACACACttgaatgtactccctccattccaaaatatttgAAGTTCTATGTTTAAGTCAATCTTCTTTAAGTTTAACCAAATCTATAAAAAAATATACCAACATTTTCAAAACAATTTAGTTTATGTAGATTCatcataaaatatattttcatactACGTACTTTTGACTTTGTGTAGTTATCAGAAAATTTTCCTATAACTTGGTCAGACAAACCTAGAACTCAAAATATTCAAGAATAGAAGTACGTAGTacgtaagggcatctccaaagagGACCCTCAGACCTCTACTATATGTCCGGACCACTTTTGTCATCCAACGGGAATCTGTATATGTCCGCTTAGCAGTCTGTACGTATGGATACCGGTAGTCCGGACATGCATTTGACCAATCACATGCATGGCCCCTCTCTTCTCCCAACCAGACACTAAACCACAAATATCCCATCACATGCATGGTCCCCACCTACTTTTTCTCTTTTCAACCGGATACTTTGTGATTAGCATTGGATGGCTCCCTCCTGCATCATGTCCGTGGACCACGCCCGGACATAAAAACAAACATATACTGGAGACATTTACGGCTCAACTTTGGATATGCCTTAATAGCGTTTATTTTTCATGATGTTCATGTTTCTTATGATTCTTGCTTCAGAAGCACTGGAGATGACGATGTGGTGATCAAGATTCTGTACTGTGGAATCTGCCACTCTGACCTACACAGCATCAAGAACGATTGGAAGAGCGCCAAATACCCCATGGTCCCTGGGCATGAGATCACTGGCGAGGTCAATGAGGTCGGCAAGAATGTGACCAAGTTCAAGACCGGTGACCGTGTGGGCGTCGGGTGCATGGTAAACTCATGCCAGTCCTGCGAGAGCTGCAACAAGGGCTTCGAGAACCTCTGCCTAGGCATAATCCCCACCTACAACTTGGTTGACCTTGATGGCACCATCACCTACGGCGGCTACTCCAGCATGGTGGTGGTGCACGAGCGGTTCGTGGTCCGGTTCCCCGACACCATTCCACTGGAAAAGGGCGCGCCGCTGCTGTGCGCTGGCATCACCGTGTACAGCCCCATGAAGTACCACGGTCTAAACATTCCTGGGATGCACCTCGGTGTGCTGGGACTGGGCGGGCTGGGCCATGTTGCTGTTAAGTTCGGCAAAGCCTTCGGGATGAAGGTAACAGTGATCAGCTCTTCGCCGGGGAAGAAGCAGGAGGCCCTCGAGAGGCTAGGCGCCGACGCGTTCATTGTCAGCAAGAACGACGAGGAGATGAAGGTATGCAAATGTTTCCGATCACCAATTTTTTCAACTCAAATTGGTTTATAGACCAGTAGAATATCGGACACGACCAAGATATATGGTACTAAACTCACAGACACAAGAACAACCCTAAGGCCTAAAGAAAGGACCTATGACCATTGAAGTACTTGCAAAGACCTATAAAGGAAGAATTGCCACAATAGCACACCGCCGCATACCATGGAGATTTGCAACAACACCAAGCATATCGGCACGAGGATCACCCTGATCTAGGCAGACATCTGTGCTACTATCGCTCGAAGACGATGTTGCCGCAGCCGATGCGCATGAAGCGCGCCGACAAACAACACAAAAAATTAACCCATCATCCACGAGtaacaacaaggacaaagtcttctaGGCTCCTTGATAATGCCGCAAGAAGCTTCATCGAGACCGGATTGTAGTCGGGCGACTTTTATTTTAGATGATGCCATCATCCATTGGAGTGATGTCGCCGCGAGACCAAAACCTGCTACAGAAAAGGCGAGAGACGAAAATCCCCTCCCCTCCACCCCGTCGTCATAAACGACGACCGGAGCGGAGTGAAGAGGATTTTTTTGGTGGCTAAGGTTTCTTCACGGGTCTTTTGTTTAAATTGTTTCCAATCACCAATTAATCAAGCAAGACTATAGATTGTTCTTTCAGTTCATATGTGCTTACTGCTTACTGCATTAATTTAAATTTAAATGTGTCACCTTTGCAGGCCGCGATGAGTACCATGGATGGCATCATAAACACGGTGTCTGCAAACATCCCCATGGCCCCTCTCTTGGGGCTACTGAAACCCAACGGCAAGATGATCATGGTTGGCCTCCCAGAGAAGTCTATGGAGATCCCCCCCTTTGCTCTGGTTGCCAGTAAGTCCTCGAACCTCACAACTCACAAGCCtagctatatatatatactctCTTTGTCTAACAATTTTAAGAAACCATGCATTGCATTATCGACCACAGGCATTTAGTTGTGTGCGTAACTGACTGGTACACATACTGACGTACGTGTGGCGCATTGTATGTACAGCGAACAAGACCCTGGCCGGGAGCCTCATTGGAGGCATGAGGGACACCCAGGAGATGCTGGACCTCGCGGCCAAGCACAACGTGACGGCGGACATCGAGGTGATCGGCGCCGAGTACGTGAACACGGCCATGGAGCGCCTTGCCAAGGCCGATGTCAGGTATCGATTCGTCATCGACATCGGCAACACCCTCGACaaggccgccgccaccaccaccgagTGAGAGTGACTCTACCTCTCTGCTTTTGTCAGGAAGTAGCAAGAAAcaatcaaaaattctttttttggGTGTGAAAGTGTAAACCCGTACGTGTACGGGATACCGTATTTGTATTTATATGTAATAATGTAAATGAAGGAAGATAGTAGCAGTACATGAATTATTCTTCGTATGGCAGATGTTGCATGGTATCCAAAGAAGTCATATCTTCTATACACCATCAGTTGTGTCATCTTATTGCCTAACATTTTTCTAGTACAAGCAAGGTTGGATTTTGCTGATGATTTAGATGATATTTTCTTTCTCCCTGATCTACGCAACGTTCTGGCTAATATGCTGAGTAACATACATTTAAAAAGGTACAGTCTTTTCAAAATTTCACTGATATTTATATCATCGCTTTGATAGAATGGGCGGGTGCGGAAACACACGCTAGACCCACATTATAAATGTACTTGTAGTTAACTATACTCTGGGCGAAAGCCTAGCTCGACCTCGTTGGATGCCGATGATGACGACGTCCCGTCCTAGGATATTGTTTCCTCCTTGGAGGCAGCGTCATGGAGCCCCTTCACCTCCCTTGTCTTCTCTAAGACCGTGATCGACTTTGTGGCTGGCTCCCTTTTTCTTCATGTTTCTGCTGATTTTCTTCACCAACCTCGCAGCACCCGCCACCCATTCGACGAAATGGACAAGAAGGCTGCTGGCACTGGCGAGGATCCCTTTTGCCTCCTCCCCGACGACGTGCTCGACCACATCGTGTCCTTTCTGCCGGGGGATGAAGCCCTGCAGACATGCCTGCTCGACAACCAGTGGCGTGACCTCTAGAGGCGCAAAACCAGCCATCGCTTCATCTTTGACGAATGGTCAAGTTTCAACCGCAAGCGTTTCAGTCAGCTCGTGAAGCTGATAATGCACCTCAGGGAATGGTAGATTGACGGCATGGCCACAAGATTGAAATGGCATGCTCTGAATTATAAAAAAATTCCATGCTACtttataattttttttattaatcTAATTTATAAATTTACAATGTGTATgatcaaaagaaaaaaaggaaggtcTATGATCTAGAAAAAAATTGCCATGCTAAACTTTAAAACTGCCACCCTCTAGATAAAAAATATCATGAACAAAAAATTACACATTTACTTATAAAAAACCCTGACCCCCCGGTcgcccccgctcgggcgactcgggcgggTCCTCAGCCCTAGCCACCACCGCTCCTGAATCCACCTTCCCTCACCCCGCAGCCGCCGAAGGACGCTGCCGGGATGCGCCTGCGGACCGACGGCGCTGGCGGAGAtcctcctctctcccgcgtctCACGGGTGGTGCGGAGCCCTTGCGCATGCGGAGGCGTGAcagatctggcggcggcggcgatggcagcgGTTGCTGGCCCTGTCGCGGGCGACGACGAAAGCGGCGCGTTGGGCAGCCCGGTCACGGGCGGTAGCGGGCGGCGACTTGTCTGGCTCGGGCGACAGCGACTTATGCTGCGGCGGCGCGTCATCCGGCTTCGGATCGGCAGCTGCGTGGAGGGCCTGGTTGGCGGCTTGGCGGCACGTCCGGTCAGATCTGATATGGCTGGTGCAGCCGGCGATGGTGGCCATCTCCTCCGtcggaggtggtcggcctgaggctggatGATCAGATCTCGGGACTCGTCATCTAGTTCCGGCTGTGAGTCGGtaagacatagttgccggtgaaaaccgagccgatggcaggcgatggcggcgttctgcgccgttaccttgatgaaggcatcgtcgtgcaACGACTGTCAACCCACTCGTGCTGCTTcgagggaaaccctaggatctggtcttccagatcgaACGATGGCggtactgcggtgtcgtttctctcttgggagcatcgtttgtggagcagcgctggaagacagaggcaggaggtggagcggcttcgtcttgcgcggagcttcggtggagatgtcaagtcatgcctggccgacaggtgctacgctgtgTCATGCCTGGTCGACAGGTGCTACGCACGATAGATCTTCCAGAATCTTCGCGCTTGGATGGACGAGCGCGGGGTGGTGGCGCCGTTGGGCGCTGTGGTGGCGTCAACGGATGGACGGACTGGCAATAATGATGCTgatctctctcctgaagatgggtcaCTGGTCcgatgacgatggcggcgtctaaaacgtgtgcatgtggtgtacGATTTAGGTCTGCTGCACCTGCTATTCTTCCGATAAGTTATGTGGCTGGATCGGCGACGAGACCGGtttagatatggggagtgagagcaTTCCACGTTATCAAGTTTTGTAGGTGCGAGTGGTGGCTTCGGATgacttgatgtatgttcttgttaGACCTTGGTGAAATAATAAATAATGATGAccgtatgcatcgattgatgcagagacTGAGGGTTTTAAcctctttttcaaaaaaattttTATAAAAAACGAGAAAAACATAAATTTGTAAATGTCATGCTCTGAAAAATAGGAAAATTGCCATGCTACTTTATAAAGCTGCCACTTCTCTAATTTATAAATTTACTATGATAAtgggatttgggggggggggggggggggggggggctgttcaTCAAGAAACGCTTCATAGCGAACACCTTCGGTTTTTTTTAACTAGCAAACTCCTCCAGCTGATGTGCCAACGTCCATGCGATGGCTGGGGAGCGCATTTGCCAGGGTTACCCTCCTGGCGAACATTAGCCAGACagaatttccaaaaaaaaaaaagttGTATATATTCTCACACCGGCACGGGCGTTAAGAACTCCTTGCCAGCCAGTTTTTTCTTTTTACAAATCTTGATCGTCAATCTACCATTCCCTCTTGTCTTAAAGTTAGTTAGCTATGCTTTCTATCTAGCTACTTCGACTCTGACACGGCGGGTCACTGTGGTAAGTGTTAGGAATTAATTAAATACATTAATTAAGGGTTAATTCCTGCTATGTCGGTTCACCTTTTGGCAACCACACCTCTTTGTAGCCGCCTTTGTACCAAGGGTATATATACCCCAAATTCATCCATGAAAGGGACTGTTCATTCCAATCGTTCCTTCCCCTCTCTCATTTTTCCTCTTTACAGTAAGCAACAATCTCAAAGTAAAATGCATACTTGGATTCTCGGTGTTTGAAGAGGGAACGATACACTGCCACCATGGCCACGACAGGAAACGGTAGGTTGACCAAAGTCGTCTAGGAATGGTAGATTTTATGAAGGAGTCGTACAGTCAATTTTGCTCTATAAAATCGTTCACTTCTTCTCTGTAGTACGGCACGAGATCGACGACCATGGAGTCGGGCAGTGCTACTGCCATGTTTCAAGAGCTAGTAGTCCTCCTTCTCCACTACCTCAAACCTCCCACACTTTTGGGATGTCCTATGTTTTgggtgtccggactcccgcaaacctctcATATTTTTGTCTCCAATTTGTAAGAGAAATCACGTCCGGACCGCTCCGCAGATCGATACAGAtcggcgttggatggcttccgcaaTCTAGACAGCACAGTCTGGACGATTGCGGGAGGTTTACGagtccgccttggagatgccctgTTCACAATATTCGATTTCTGTTTCCTATGGTGAGTTTTACGGCTGTAAAAATTGCAACTTATTCACTAAAATTTCTAGAGTTAACTGAGAAGTTGCAGTCACTAGAAATCAAATTAGTGTCACTGCTATAACTGTGTGGTGTCCAAAAAAAAGTTACGACCAAAATTGGTAAATGCTTACGTTgcaattgttggggatcgtagcagaaattaaaaattttctacgcatcaccaagatcaatttatggagtcatctagcaacgagaaagaggagtgcatctacatacccttgtagatcgcgagcggaagcgttcgagtgaatggggttgatgaagttgtactcgtcgtgatccaaatcaccgatgaccgaacgccgaacggacggcacctccgcgttcaacacacgtacggagcagcgacgtctcctccttctagatccagcaagggggaaggagaggttgatggagatccagcagcacgacgacgtggtggtggaagtagcgggattccaacagggcttcgccaagcgtgcgggaggagggagatgtgtcacgggagggagagggaggcgccagggcttgggtgctgctgccctccctcccccctctttatataggggtccaggggggcgccggcccccagagatccatctcaagggggggggggggcggcggccaagggggggggactggcccccaagtcaagtggggcgccccccacccctagggtttccaaccctaggcgcaggggaggcccaaggggggcgcaccagcccaccaggggctggttcccttccccacttcagcccatggggcccttcgggataggtggccccacccggtggacccccgggacccttccggtggtcccggtacaataccggtgacccccgaaactttcccggtggccaaaactggacttcctatatataattcttcacctccggaccattccggaactcctcgtgacgtccgggatctcatccgggactccgaacaactttcgggttaccgcatactagtatctctacaaccctagcgtcaccgaaccttaagtgtgtagaccctacgggttcgggagacatgcagacatgaccgagatgactctccggccaataaccaacagcgggatctggatacccatgttggctcccacatgttccacgatgatctcatcggatgaaccacgatgtcggattcaatcaatcccgtatacaattccctttgtcaatcggtacgttacttgcccgagattcgatcgtcggtatcccaataccttgttcaatctcgttaccggcaagtcactttactcgtaccgtaatgcatgatcccgtgaccaaacacttggtcacattgagctcattatgatgatgcattaccgagtgggcccagagatacctctccgtcatacggagtgacaaatcccagtttcgattcgtgccaacccaacagacactttcggagatactcgtagtgcacctttatagccacccagttatgttgtgacgtttggcacacccaaagcactcctatggtatccgggagttgcacaatctcatggtctaaggaaatgatacttgacatttggaaaagctctagcaaacgaactacacgatcttgtgctatgcttaggattgggtcttgtccatcacatcattctcctaatgatgtgatcctgttatcaatgacatccaatgtccatagtcaggaaaccatgactatctgttgatcaacgagctagtcaactagaggctcactagggacatgttgtggtctatgtattcacacatgtattacgagttccggataacacaattatagcatgaacaatagacaattatcatgaacaaggaaatataataataaccattttattattgcctctagggcatatttccaactagagtcaataatctagttacattgtgatgaatcgaacacccatagagttctggtgttgatcatgttttgctctagggagaggtttagtcaacggatctgctacattcaggtccgtatgtactttacaaatatctatgtctccattttgaacactttcacgaatggagttgaagcgacgcttgatatgcctggtcttcctatgaaacctgggctccttggcaagggcaatagctccagtgttgtcacagaagagagtcatcgggcccgacgcattgggaataactcctaggtcggtaatgaactccttcacccagattgcttcttgtgctgcctctgaggccgccatgtattccgcttcacatgtagatcccgccacaacgctttgcttgcaactgcaccaccttactgccccaccattcaaaatatacacgtacccggtttgtgatttagagtcatccagatctgtgtcgaagctagcatcgacgtaaccctttacgacgagctcttcgccacctccataaacgagaaacatatccttagtcctcttcaggtacttcaggatattcttgaccgctgtccagtgttccatgccgggattactttggtaccttcctaccaaacttacggcaaggtttacatcaggtctggtacacagcatggcatacataatagaccctatggccgatgcataggggatgacactcatcttttctctatcttctgccgtggtcgggcattgagccgtgctcaattgcacaccttgcaatacaggcaagaaccccttcttggactgatccatattgaacttcttcaatatcttgtcaaggtacgtactttgtgaaagaccaatgaggcgtcttgatctatctctatagatcttgatgcctaatatataagcagcttctccaaggtccttcattgaaaaacacttgttcaagtaggcctttatacttttcaagaattctatatcatttcccatcaatagtatgtcatccacatataatatgagaaaggctacagagctcccactcactttcttgtaaacacaggcttctccataagtctgtgtaaacccaaacgctttgatcatctcatcaaagcgaatgttccaactccgagatgcctgcaccagcccatagattgagcgctggagcttgcatactttgtcagcattcttaggatcgacaaaaccttccggctgcatcatatacaattcttcctagaaagccgttaaggaatgccgttttgatgtccatctgccatatctcataatcatagtatgcggcaattgctaacatgattcggacggacttcagcttcgctacgggtgagaaagtctcatcgtagtcaaccccttaaacttgtcgataacccttagcgacaagtcgagctttatagatggtaacattaccatccgcgtccgtcttcttcttaaagatccatttgttttctatcgctcgccgatcatcgggcaagtctgtcaaagtccacaatttgttttcatacatggatcctatctcggattgcatggcttcaagccatttgttggaatctgggcccgccattgcttcttcatagttcgaaggttcaccgttgtctaacaacatgatttccaagacagggttgccgtaccactctggcgcggaacgtgtccttgtggacctacgaagttcagtaggagcttgatccgaagtaccttgatcatcatcattagcttcctctctagtcagtgcaggcaccacaggaacatcttcctgagctgcactactttccggttcaagaggtagtacttcatcaagttccactttcctcccacttatttctttcgagagaaactctttctccagaaaggacccgttcttggcaacaaagatcttgccttcggatctgaggtagaaggtatacccaatggtttccttagggtatcctatgaagacgcatttttccgacttgggttcgagcttttcaggttgaagtttcttgacataagcatcgcatccccaaacttttagaaacgacagcttaggtttcttcccaaaccataattcatacggtgtcgtctcaacggatttcgacggagccctatttaaagtgaatgcggcagtctctaaagcatagccccaaaatgagagcggtagatcggtaagagacatcatagatcgcaccatatccaatagagtgcgattacgacgttcagaaaaaccatttcgctgaggtgttccaggcggcgtgagttgtgaaactattccacatttccttaagtgtgtgccaaattcgtgactcaaatattcccctccacgatctaatcgtaagaattttattttcctgtcacattgattctcaacctcactctgaaattccttgaacttttcaaaggtctcagacttgtgtttcattaggtagacatacccatatctactcaagtcatcagtgagagtgagaacataacgatagccgccgcgagcctcaacgctcattggaccgcacacatcagtatgtatgatttccaataagttggttgctcgctccattgttccggagaacggagtcttggtcattttgcccatgaggcatgattcgcaggcgtcaaatgattcataatcaagagactcaaagtccatctgcatggagtttcttcatgcgtttgacaccaatgtgaccaagacggcagtgccataagtatgtgggactatcattatcaaccttacatttcttggtattcacactaagaatatgtgtaacatcacgttcgagattcattaagaataaaccattgaccagcggtgcatgaccataaaacatatctctcatataaatagaacaaccattgttctcggatttaaatgagtagccatctcgcattaaacgagatccagatacaatgttcatgctcaaagctggcactaaataacagttattgaggtttaaaactaatcccataggtaaatgtagaggtagcgtgccgacggcgatcacatcgaccttggaaccattcccgacgcgcatcgtcacctcgacctttgccagtctccgtttattccgcagctcctgctttgagttacaaatatgagcaaccacaccggtatcaaatacccaggagctactacgagtgctggtaaggtacacatcaataacatgtatatcacatatacctttggtgttgccggccttcttgtccgctaagtacttggggcagttccgcttccagtgaccacttcccttgcaataaaagcactcagtctcaggcttgggtccattctttggcttcttcccggcaactggcttaccgggcgcggcaactcccttgccgtccttcttgaagttcttcttacccttgcctttcttgaacttagtggttttattcaccatcaacacttgatgttcccttttgatcttcacctccgctgatttcagcattgaatatacctcaggaatggtcttttccatcccctgcatattgaagttcatcacaaagctcttgtagctcggtggaagtgactgaaggattctgtcaatgaccgcgtcatctgggagattaactcccagctgagtcaagcggttgtgtaacccagacattttgagtatgtgctcactgacagaactattttcctccatcttacaactgaagaacttgtcggagacttcatatctctcgacccgggcatgagcttggaaaaccattttcagctcttcgaaaaacatctcatatgctccgtgttgctcaaaacgcttttggagccccggttctaagctgtaaagcatgctgcactgaacgagggattaatcatcagcacgctgctgccaagtgttcataacgtcttggttctttgggatgggtgcttcacctagcggtgcttctaggacataatctttcttggcagctatgaggatgatcctcaggttccggacccagtccgtatagttgctgccatcatctttcagcttggttttctctaggaacgcgttgaagttgagggcaacgtgggccatttgatctacaatacatattgtaaagattttagatgaagttcatgataattaagttcatctaatcaaattattcaatgaactcccactcagatagacatccctctagtcatctaagtgaaacatgatccgagtcaactaggccatgtccgatcatcacgtgagatggactagtcaacatcggtgaacatcttcatgttgatcgtatcttctatacgactcatgctcgacctttcggtcttccgtgttccgaggccatgtctgtacatgctaggctcgtcaagtcaacctaagtgtgttgtgt encodes the following:
- the LOC123145991 gene encoding probable cinnamyl alcohol dehydrogenase 5, which produces MAPTAAEQHTRKAVGLAARDASGHLSPLAITRRSTGDDDVVIKILYCGICHSDLHSIKNDWKSAKYPMVPGHEITGEVNEVGKNVTKFKTGDRVGVGCMVNSCQSCESCNKGFENLCLGIIPTYNLVDLDGTITYGGYSSMVVVHERFVVRFPDTIPLEKGAPLLCAGITVYSPMKYHGLNIPGMHLGVLGLGGLGHVAVKFGKAFGMKVTVISSSPGKKQEALERLGADAFIVSKNDEEMKAAMSTMDGIINTVSANIPMAPLLGLLKPNGKMIMVGLPEKSMEIPPFALVATNKTLAGSLIGGMRDTQEMLDLAAKHNVTADIEVIGAEYVNTAMERLAKADVRYRFVIDIGNTLDKAAATTTE